Genomic segment of Limnohabitans sp. INBF002:
GCGAAGGCCCCAACTTCCTCACCATCGACCCAGACGAGTGCATCGACTGCGCAGTGTGCATCCCCGAGTGCCCTGTGAACGCCATCTACGCCGAAGAAGATGTGCCAGAAGGCCAAGAACACATGACCAAGCTCAACGCTGAGTTGTCCTTGATCGGGTGGCCCAGCATCACCAAGCGCAAAGCGCCTATGGCCGATGCTGACGCATGGAAAGACAAAACCGGCAAGCTCGCCGAACTCAAGCGCTAAGCACCTCGTCCTATGACGGCCTCCGCGATTCACACCGATGCCGTCATCGTGGGCGCAGGCCCTGTGGGCCTGTTTCAGGTTTTTCAGCTCGGGCTACAAGACATTCGCAGCCACGTCATTGACGCACTGCCCCATGTGGGCGGCCAGTGCGTCGA
This window contains:
- the fdxA gene encoding ferredoxin FdxA encodes the protein MTHVVTEACIQCKYTDCVDVCPVDCFREGPNFLTIDPDECIDCAVCIPECPVNAIYAEEDVPEGQEHMTKLNAELSLIGWPSITKRKAPMADADAWKDKTGKLAELKR